The region AGTGATTTTATTGATCAGCTTGATCTCATGGTGCAAGAAGTGGCGATGGCGGCAGATGAAGCCTTGTTAGGGGCCAAAGCACAAAGTGTGAACCCATTTAAAGAAGTGGGCCGTAATGATCCTTGCCCATGTGGCAGTGGCAAAAAATTCAAGCAGTGCTGTGCTCGTTAAGGTTTGCTCTTTGGCGAATCGCTAGTGAAAACGCAATTTCGACATTACACTGACACGAACCATAAGAAAAATTTTTATAAGTTGGCTAACAAACCCTGTATTGGAGTAGAAATAGAATGAATAAATGGCTTGCCTCTCTGGCATTTTGTAGCTTTTCCGTCCTGGCCGCACCGAAAGATGTGCTCAGTGAACGTTTGGCGTTGACCGATGGTTTCAGCGCGCAATTTCAACAGAAAGTGTTAAGTCCAGACGGTGAAGTCGTCGTTGATGGTAACGGCGTAGTGAACATCGCGCGTCCAAATCTATTCCGTTGGGAAACCAAAGCACCAGATGAAAATTTGTTGGTATCTGACGGCAAGACTCTATGGTACTACAGCCCATTTGTTGAGCAGGTGACGATTTACAACCCAGAACAAGCCACCGAGCAGACGCCATTTGTGCTGTTGACTCGCAATCGTAAAAGCGATTGGGATGCTTACAACGTTGAAGAAAAAGGCGATGTATTTACCCTTACGCCAACAGCGGTAGATAGCAACCAAGGTCAATTCCAGATTGATATCACCGCGAAAGGGGTGGTAAAAGGATTTAATGTGATTGAGCAAGACGGGCAAAAGAGTTTGTTCACTTTTACACAAGTGAAATTGGGTAAACCAAGTACCGATCTCTTTACCTTCAAAATCCCTAAAGGGGTTGAAGTTGATGATCAACGTCGCTGAGCTCACCCACTTACCCAAGTAAAGGGGACAGATTAGGTGAATAACTACAGTTTAGACTTTTCAGGGGACGAAGATTTTCGTCCCCTTGCTGCTCGTATGCGCCCACAAACGGTGGAGCAATACATTGGGCAGCAACACATTTTAGGCCCAGGTAAGCCTTTGCGCCGCGCACTCGAAGCGGGGCATGTTCATTCCATGATTTTGTGGGGACCACCAGGCACAGGCAAAACCACGTTAGCTGAAGTGGCCGCGAACTACGCCAAAGCCGAAGTGGAACGTGTTTCTGCAGTGACCTCAGGCGTGAAAGAGATTCGTGCTGCGATCGATAAAGCGCGGGAGAATAAGCTCAGTGGTCGACGTACCATCTTGTTTGTTGACGAAGTCCATCGCTTTAACAAATCTCAGCAAGACGCTTTTTTGCCCCATATCGAGGATGGCACGATTACCTTTATTGGGGCGACCACGGAAAACCCATCGTTTGAACTCAATAACGCATTGCTCTCTCGGGCAAGGGTGTACAAGTTAACCTCATTAAGTGCGGAAGAAATTGGTCAAGCCTTGCAACAGGCGATCAAGGACACCGCTCGAGGTTTAGGCAATACCCCTGCGCAATTTTACGATCAGGTTCTGGAACGTCTTGCCGAGCTGGTTAACGGTGATGCGCGCATGTCGCTCAATTACCTAGAGCTACTCTATGACATGGCAGAGGAAGATGCGCAGGGAACCAAACAAATTACCTTACCGTTACTGGCTGAGGTAGCGGGTGAGAAGGTGTC is a window of Vibrio porteresiae DSM 19223 DNA encoding:
- the lolA gene encoding outer membrane lipoprotein chaperone LolA is translated as MNKWLASLAFCSFSVLAAPKDVLSERLALTDGFSAQFQQKVLSPDGEVVVDGNGVVNIARPNLFRWETKAPDENLLVSDGKTLWYYSPFVEQVTIYNPEQATEQTPFVLLTRNRKSDWDAYNVEEKGDVFTLTPTAVDSNQGQFQIDITAKGVVKGFNVIEQDGQKSLFTFTQVKLGKPSTDLFTFKIPKGVEVDDQRR
- a CDS encoding replication-associated recombination protein A codes for the protein MNNYSLDFSGDEDFRPLAARMRPQTVEQYIGQQHILGPGKPLRRALEAGHVHSMILWGPPGTGKTTLAEVAANYAKAEVERVSAVTSGVKEIRAAIDKARENKLSGRRTILFVDEVHRFNKSQQDAFLPHIEDGTITFIGATTENPSFELNNALLSRARVYKLTSLSAEEIGQALQQAIKDTARGLGNTPAQFYDQVLERLAELVNGDARMSLNYLELLYDMAEEDAQGTKQITLPLLAEVAGEKVSRFDNKGDIWYDLISAVHKSIRGSNPDGALYWAARMINAGCDPLYIARRLLAIASEDVGNADPRAMQVALSAWDCFHRVGAYEGTRAIAQAIVYLACAPKSNAVYTAWKQALNDAQNLPEYEVPIHLRNAPTRLMKEMGYGEEYRYAHDEPGAYAAGERYLPPEMTGTRYYHPTNRGLETKIGEKLDYLADLDAKSQQKRYEK